A genomic segment from Nicotiana tabacum cultivar K326 chromosome 7, ASM71507v2, whole genome shotgun sequence encodes:
- the LOC107767023 gene encoding oil body-associated protein 1A-like yields the protein MEGKHVPTHPEVPGEPTKTGTAILETATATIQGFGPINKIHQHLCAFHFYGHDMTRQVEAHHFCGHQNEEFRQCLIYDRPDADGRLIGLEYIVSEELFLTLPDDEKKFWHSHEFEVKSGVLFMPGVPGPIQRQDLEKVAKTYGKVIHFWQVDRGDTLPLGIPQVMMALTRDGQLCDNLAQDMEKRYGVSFSEEREKRANMEGPAHGIHPLANAGSKGIQTVLREVDCKPVESVPRVFV from the exons ATGGAAGGTAAACATGTACCAACTCATCCAGAAGTTCCAGGTGAACCAACAAAGACAGGAACGGCAATTCTTGAAACTGCAACTGCTACTATTCAAGGCTTTGGTCCTATTAACAAGATTCATCAGCACCTTTGCGC GTTCCATTTCTATGGACATGACATGACTCGACAAGTCGAGGCACACCACTTCTGCGGACACCAAAACGAAGAATTCAGGCAGTGTCTCATTTACGATAGGCCAGATGCCGATGGCCGGCTGATCGGGCTCGAGTACATTGTTTCGGAGGAACTGTTCTTAACATTACCTGACGACGAAAAGAAATTCTGGCATTCCCACGAGTTCGAGGTGAAGAGTGGTGTGCTATTCATGCCTGGCGTCCCTGGTCCGATTCAACGACAAGATCTCGAAAAAGTTGCAAAAACCTATGGGAAAGTGATACATTTTTGGCAGGTAGATAGAGGTGATACACTTCCCCTAGGAATTCCTCAAGTTATGATGGCCCTTACCAGAGATGGTCAGCTCTGTGACAATCTTGCCCAAG ATATGGAGAAACGTTATGGAGTATCATTCTCTgaagaaagagagaagagagcAAATATGGAAGGACCAGCTCATGGAATACATCCACTTGCAAATGCAGGAAGTAAAGGGATTCAAACTGTGCTAAGAGAAGTTGATTGCAAGCCTGTGGAATCTGTTCCTAGAGTTTTTGTTTGA
- the LOC107767026 gene encoding putative aldo-keto reductase 2 has product MEKTMPLQVPRIKLGSQGLEVSRIGLGCMSMSGNYGPPKPEPEMIKVLHHAIDTGVTFLDTSDIYGPLTNEILIGKAIKGMREKVQIATKFGICFEDGKRGICGEPGYVRACCEASLKRLDIDCIDLYYVHRIDTQLPIEVTMGELKKLVEEGKIKYIGLSEASASTIRRAHAVHPITAVQMEWSLWTRDLEEEVVPTCRQLGIGVVPYSPLGRGFFSAGAKLIENLSEDDFRKNFPRFRPENFELNKQVFEKLNLMAARKGCTSSQLALAWVLHQGDDVCPIPGTTKIENFNENVGALYVKLTTEDMKELESYASVVKGERHLYMSSTWINSETPPLSSWKAE; this is encoded by the exons ATGGAGAAAACGATGCCGTTACAAGTACCGAGAATTAAGCTAGGTTCACAAGGACTAGAAGTTTCCAGAATCGGGCTGGGCTGTATGAGTATGTCCGGTAACTACGGCCCGCCCAAGCCCGAGCCCGAAATGATCAAAGTACTCCATCACGCCATTGATACTGGAGTCACTTTCCTCGATACTTCTGATATCTATGGACCTCTAACCAACGAAATCCTCATTGGCAAG GCTATTAAAGGAATGAGAGAGAAAGTACAAATAGCTACCAAGTTTGGTATATGTTTCGAAGATGGGAAAAGGGGCATTTGTGGTGAACCCGGATATGTAAGGGCTTGTTGTGAGGCTAGCTTGAAGAGACTGGACATCGACTGCATTGATCTGTATTATGTTCATCGCATCGATACTCAGCTGCCAATTGAAGTCACG ATGGGAGAACTGAAGAAACTCGTTGAAGAGGGAAAAATCAAATATATAGGTCTATCAGAGGCTtctgcatctacaatcagaaggGCCCATGCTGTTCATCCAATAACAGCCGTTCAGATGGAATGGTCTTTGTGGACTAGAGATCTGGAGGAAGAAGTAGTTCCTACTTGCAG ACAACTTGGCATAGGGGTCGTCCCTTATAGTCCTCTTGGACGAGGATTCTTCTCAGCAGGCGCAAAGTTGATTGAAAACTTGTCTGAGGATGACTTTCGCAAG AATTTCCCTAGGTTCAGGCCAGAAAATTTTGAGCTTAACAAGCAAGTATTTGAGAAACTGAATCTAATGGCTGCAAGAAAAGGATGCACCTCTTCACAACTTGCATTGGCTTGGGTTCTTCACCAAGGAGATGATGTATGTCCTATACCAGGCACTACCAAGATTGAGAACTTCAACGAAAATGTTGGGGCGTTGTATGTAAAGTTAACAACCGAAGACATGAAAGAGCTCGAGTCGTATGCCTCTGTTGTCAAAGGTGAAAGACATCTCTACATGTCATCAACATGGATAAATTCAGAGACTCCGCCATTGTCCTCCTGGAAAGCTGAGTAG